From Rhodovastum atsumiense, a single genomic window includes:
- a CDS encoding STAS domain-containing protein, which translates to MTTPVHRIVAMAAQDGHAAGASSATPPGHSVRDVVELHRAELQANWLDQLRREAAAARIPARMVEELSGRLLEEVATALAAPPSTALPASLRDLLAAISATFAERGTTPAQTATFVFSLKHVLGELAPEDAAGMLVAHRLIDAMGLFSMDAFIARREQIILAQSRELLELSVPVVPLWEGILSLPVIGTLDSGRAQAITEKLLTEIARTSSRFAVIDISGVPDVDTQTAQHLAKTVAAARLMGAECVITGIRPTIAQVMVTLGIDLSAVETRFSLAEGLRHCFGRLGLTVQRQR; encoded by the coding sequence ATGACCACCCCTGTCCACCGGATCGTGGCGATGGCTGCCCAGGACGGCCACGCCGCCGGCGCTTCCTCCGCCACACCGCCGGGACACAGCGTGCGCGATGTGGTCGAGCTGCACCGCGCCGAGCTGCAGGCGAACTGGCTCGACCAGTTGCGGCGGGAAGCCGCCGCCGCGCGCATCCCGGCGCGGATGGTCGAGGAGCTGTCCGGCCGGCTGCTCGAGGAAGTGGCCACCGCCCTCGCCGCCCCCCCTAGCACCGCCCTGCCCGCCTCGCTGCGCGACCTGCTGGCCGCGATCAGCGCCACCTTCGCCGAGCGCGGCACCACCCCGGCGCAGACCGCCACCTTCGTCTTCAGCCTCAAGCACGTGCTGGGCGAGCTGGCGCCGGAGGACGCCGCCGGCATGCTGGTGGCGCACCGGCTGATCGACGCGATGGGGCTGTTCAGCATGGATGCCTTCATCGCCCGCCGCGAGCAGATCATCCTGGCACAGAGCCGCGAGCTGCTGGAGCTGTCGGTACCGGTGGTGCCACTGTGGGAGGGCATCCTGTCGCTGCCGGTCATCGGCACGCTGGATTCCGGCCGCGCCCAGGCGATCACCGAGAAGCTGCTGACCGAGATCGCCCGCACCAGCTCGCGCTTCGCCGTGATCGACATCAGTGGCGTGCCCGATGTCGACACGCAGACGGCGCAGCACCTGGCCAAGACAGTGGCGGCAGCGCGGCTGATGGGGGCGGAATGCGTGATCACCGGCATCCGCCCGACGATCGCCCAGGTGATGGTGACGCTGGGCATCGACCTGTCGGCGGTCGAGACCCGCTTCTCGCTGGCCGAGGGATTGCGCCACTGCTTCGGCCGGCTCGGCCTCACGGTGCAGCGGCAGCGGTAA
- a CDS encoding response regulator, giving the protein MASILVVEDVPSVLISLRIVLEGGGHQVTAVANGERGLALLRGGPGFDLVITDIWMPGTSGTTVIREGRAAAPRTRFLAITGGDPNKPADLARLEQADFGADAVLLKPFEKQDLLEMVARLSGHAGGAP; this is encoded by the coding sequence ATGGCGTCGATACTGGTGGTTGAGGACGTTCCCTCCGTCCTGATCAGCCTGCGCATCGTGCTGGAGGGCGGCGGCCACCAGGTGACCGCGGTGGCCAACGGCGAACGGGGCCTGGCGCTGCTGCGGGGCGGCCCCGGCTTCGATCTCGTCATCACCGACATCTGGATGCCGGGCACCAGCGGCACCACGGTGATCCGCGAGGGCCGCGCCGCCGCGCCGCGGACACGCTTCCTCGCCATCACCGGCGGCGACCCCAACAAGCCGGCCGACCTGGCGCGGCTGGAGCAGGCGGATTTCGGCGCCGATGCCGTGCTGCTCAAACCTTTCGAGAAGCAGGACCTGCTGGAGATGGTGGCGCGGCTGTCCGGCCACGCGGGAGGCGCCCCATGA
- a CDS encoding methyl-accepting chemotaxis protein, whose product MIWQRMTAIRRAMALAAAGCAAQGGALVAFPTLARPLGAVVLATGMLILALWWHEARTRTADPCRPAPPAPSGALPPALRPDPMPAPLAAPSPGTERDFATALGLLGSVITEEVETSIGSVLAENRQMCEMAGEMARASTAANAQFEQSISRATEAESDIGQLETRTEDLAGSIDSMGTEVRRSIDIIRRATDQAAVTRHSVETMAGLSRNMAEVLHMIRDIARQTHLLALNATIEAARAGEAGRGFAVVATEVRHLADQTAEATTVIDGKLGELSGTVTASIASLQTLIETMASVAGSSEAIGAGLTRQDALTSQVRASLQTMHGAVFQLSREVREAAQIAANSGMLSDMVLQTATSVDGLMSGLRDRLQAVGSGMVPSGTEP is encoded by the coding sequence ATGATCTGGCAACGAATGACGGCAATCCGCCGCGCGATGGCACTGGCCGCCGCCGGCTGCGCCGCACAGGGGGGCGCGCTCGTTGCCTTTCCCACGCTGGCCCGCCCCTTGGGCGCCGTCGTGCTGGCCACCGGCATGCTGATCCTGGCACTGTGGTGGCACGAGGCACGGACGCGCACGGCAGACCCCTGCCGCCCCGCCCCGCCCGCCCCCTCCGGCGCATTGCCGCCCGCGCTGCGGCCCGACCCAATGCCTGCCCCCCTGGCCGCCCCCTCGCCCGGCACGGAGCGCGACTTCGCCACGGCGCTCGGCCTGCTCGGCTCGGTCATCACCGAGGAAGTGGAGACCTCGATCGGCTCGGTGCTCGCGGAGAACCGGCAGATGTGCGAGATGGCCGGCGAGATGGCGCGGGCCTCGACGGCCGCGAACGCGCAGTTCGAGCAGTCGATCAGCCGCGCCACCGAGGCCGAGTCCGATATCGGGCAGCTCGAGACCCGCACCGAGGACCTCGCCGGATCGATCGACAGCATGGGCACCGAGGTGCGCCGCTCGATCGACATCATCCGCCGCGCCACCGACCAGGCCGCGGTAACGCGCCATTCGGTGGAGACCATGGCCGGGCTGTCGCGCAACATGGCGGAGGTCCTGCACATGATCAGGGACATCGCCCGGCAGACCCACCTGCTGGCGCTGAACGCCACCATCGAGGCGGCGCGGGCCGGCGAGGCCGGCCGCGGCTTCGCCGTGGTCGCGACCGAGGTCAGGCATCTCGCCGACCAGACCGCGGAGGCGACCACGGTGATCGACGGCAAGCTCGGGGAGCTGAGCGGCACGGTCACGGCCAGCATCGCCTCGCTGCAGACCCTGATCGAGACCATGGCCTCGGTGGCGGGCTCGAGCGAGGCGATCGGCGCGGGCCTCACGCGCCAGGACGCGCTGACCAGCCAGGTCAGGGCCAGCCTGCAGACCATGCACGGCGCGGTGTTCCAACTGAGCCGCGAGGTGCGCGAAGCGGCCCAGATCGCCGCCAACAGCGGCATGCTGTCGGACATGGTGCTGCAGACCGCCACTTCGGTCGACGGGCTGATGAGCGGCCTGCGCGACCGGCTGCAGGCGGTGGGCAGCGGCATGGTGCCGAGCGGGACGGAACCCTGA
- a CDS encoding two-component system sensor histidine kinase NtrB, with the protein MAGPTLTTALAPASWRRLTRSLKRARIAYFEYRPGRGRGPAANGGTLRWSGARFGIDGLGAGADLPALLAAVVPADRQTLLHVLALDRPGSARSGEFRIERPGGGLVDLFCDAYAEPLRAADPDLQAELVFGIVQDVTVQHRFENELSAVVRRNQMLLAVIDACPIGVIAHEVTPSAMPLVYANRRFTELTGHELADVVGRDLSFLQGPGTEPEAVAAIAHAIGQGETIETRLTGQRPDGTPFMTRLMLVPVHEAGRLCGFIGLLHDLTQEAQRQEAERHRQKMEALGRMTGGVAHEINNLLQPVALLGQDLLDRRLVEGTGAGHLEIMLDCCLKARQIIGDMLAFSRPARQRARAWKAAALLEESLRLVRQALPQDVTVTVQATGEPADISVERTAFTQMLLNLAGNAAAAMEGRGEITIVLDDVTWPDGRRWTRLRLSDSGCGMDPATLERAFEPFFTTKPVGQGTGLGLPVVYGLVSEMGGSITLDSAPGQGTTATVLLPADKGEPTDGVDTGG; encoded by the coding sequence ATGGCCGGCCCGACGCTGACGACGGCGCTCGCGCCGGCAAGCTGGCGGCGGCTGACCCGTTCGCTCAAGCGGGCCCGCATCGCCTATTTCGAGTACCGGCCCGGCCGGGGGCGCGGCCCGGCGGCCAATGGCGGCACGCTGCGCTGGTCGGGCGCGCGCTTCGGCATCGACGGGCTCGGCGCCGGGGCGGACCTGCCGGCGCTGCTCGCGGCGGTGGTGCCGGCCGACCGACAGACGCTGCTGCACGTGCTGGCGCTGGACCGCCCCGGCAGCGCGCGCAGCGGCGAGTTCCGCATCGAGCGGCCCGGTGGCGGGCTGGTCGACCTGTTCTGCGATGCCTATGCCGAGCCCCTCCGCGCCGCCGACCCCGATCTGCAGGCGGAGCTGGTGTTCGGCATCGTGCAGGATGTCACCGTCCAGCATCGTTTCGAGAACGAGCTGTCGGCGGTGGTGCGGCGCAACCAGATGCTGCTCGCCGTCATCGACGCCTGCCCGATCGGGGTGATCGCACACGAGGTGACGCCCTCCGCCATGCCGCTGGTCTACGCCAACCGGCGCTTCACCGAGCTGACCGGCCACGAACTCGCCGACGTGGTGGGGCGGGACCTGTCCTTCCTGCAGGGCCCGGGGACCGAGCCGGAGGCCGTGGCGGCGATCGCGCACGCGATCGGCCAGGGCGAGACCATCGAGACCCGCCTCACCGGACAGCGCCCGGACGGCACGCCGTTCATGACCCGGCTGATGCTGGTGCCGGTGCACGAGGCCGGGCGGCTCTGCGGCTTCATCGGCCTGCTGCACGACCTGACGCAGGAAGCGCAGCGCCAGGAGGCCGAGCGGCACCGGCAGAAGATGGAGGCGCTGGGCCGCATGACCGGCGGCGTCGCGCACGAGATCAACAACCTGCTGCAGCCGGTGGCCCTGCTCGGGCAGGACCTGCTGGACCGCCGGCTGGTCGAGGGCACCGGCGCGGGGCACCTGGAGATCATGCTGGATTGCTGCCTGAAGGCACGCCAGATCATCGGCGACATGCTCGCCTTCTCCCGCCCGGCGCGCCAGCGGGCGCGGGCGTGGAAGGCGGCGGCGCTGCTGGAGGAAAGCCTGCGCCTGGTGCGCCAGGCGCTGCCGCAGGATGTCACCGTCACGGTGCAGGCCACGGGCGAGCCGGCGGACATCTCGGTGGAACGCACCGCCTTCACCCAGATGCTGCTCAACCTCGCCGGCAACGCCGCCGCCGCGATGGAGGGGCGCGGCGAGATCACCATCGTGCTGGACGACGTCACCTGGCCCGACGGACGGCGCTGGACGCGGCTGCGCCTGTCCGACAGCGGCTGCGGCATGGACCCGGCCACGCTGGAACGGGCCTTCGAGCCGTTCTTCACCACCAAGCCGGTCGGCCAGGGCACCGGGCTCGGCCTGCCGGTCGTCTACGGCCTGGTCAGCGAGATGGGCGGCAGCATCACGCTCGACAGCGCACCGGGCCAGGGCACCACCGCGACGGTGCTGCTGCCCGCCGATAAAGGAGAACCCACGGATGGCGTCGATACTGGTGGTTGA
- a CDS encoding STAS domain-containing protein, whose translation MAPPSIVSIERFLLVTFHQELDDADTEALQVEVGTRVVAHAARGVVLDLSGLSVIDSYTGRVIAGLVQATGLLGAPAIVVNMRPEVAITLVELGMALPGVPTARNVDLALALLRERSGRTS comes from the coding sequence ATGGCCCCCCCTTCGATCGTGTCCATCGAGCGCTTCCTGCTGGTGACCTTCCACCAGGAGCTGGACGATGCCGACACCGAGGCGCTGCAGGTCGAGGTCGGCACGCGGGTGGTGGCGCATGCCGCGCGCGGGGTGGTGCTCGACCTCTCGGGGCTCTCCGTGATCGACAGCTACACCGGCCGCGTCATCGCCGGGCTGGTGCAGGCGACCGGCCTGCTCGGCGCCCCGGCCATCGTGGTCAACATGCGCCCCGAGGTCGCGATCACGCTGGTGGAGCTGGGCATGGCGCTGCCGGGCGTGCCGACGGCGCGCAACGTGGACCTCGCCCTGGCCCTGTTGCGCGAGCGTTCCGGACGCACGTCTTGA
- a CDS encoding ATP-binding protein produces MLPAHCHLPIAVAQAGDLAVARATAAELAADIPLGAEGRHRFDLIVAELGSNLVRHAAQGGMLLFRRLDDPAGVECLCLDRGPGIADPATALRDGESGDHGLGLGLGAVRRLSDGFALHSTPDTGTAILARVQPAPRRPADFAAGAVMVPMAGQADCGDGWLVTANGMAAVIDGLGHGEPASLAARAAEAAIAGGHDNPAAALGAMHLALRGTRGAVAAAALLTEGQIRFAGIGNIGAVLIRAGVPTHLTSAWGVLGYNARRAPVQVAPWSPGDVLLLHSDGLGHVAEAFTGGRLHGLDPALAAAIILRDAASRLDDRTVLVLAHAAGP; encoded by the coding sequence ATGCTGCCCGCGCATTGCCATTTGCCGATCGCGGTGGCGCAGGCGGGTGACCTGGCGGTGGCGCGCGCGACGGCGGCGGAACTGGCCGCCGACATCCCGCTCGGCGCCGAGGGCCGCCACCGCTTCGACCTGATCGTCGCCGAGCTGGGCAGCAACCTGGTTCGCCACGCCGCGCAGGGCGGCATGCTGCTGTTCCGCCGCCTCGATGACCCGGCCGGGGTGGAATGCCTCTGCCTCGACCGCGGCCCCGGCATCGCCGATCCCGCGACGGCGCTGCGCGACGGCGAAAGCGGCGATCACGGCCTCGGGCTCGGGCTCGGCGCGGTGCGGCGGCTGAGCGATGGCTTCGCGCTGCACTCCACCCCGGATACGGGCACCGCGATCCTGGCGCGGGTGCAACCGGCGCCGCGGCGGCCGGCGGACTTCGCCGCCGGCGCCGTCATGGTGCCGATGGCGGGGCAGGCGGATTGCGGCGATGGCTGGCTGGTCACGGCCAACGGGATGGCGGCGGTGATCGACGGGCTCGGGCATGGCGAACCGGCCTCCCTCGCCGCCCGGGCCGCCGAGGCGGCCATCGCCGGGGGCCACGACAATCCCGCTGCGGCACTGGGCGCGATGCATCTCGCCCTGCGCGGCACCCGCGGCGCCGTGGCGGCGGCGGCGCTGCTGACAGAAGGGCAGATCCGCTTCGCCGGCATCGGCAATATCGGCGCCGTGCTGATCCGTGCCGGGGTGCCGACCCATCTCACCAGCGCCTGGGGCGTGCTGGGCTACAATGCCCGCCGCGCCCCGGTGCAGGTGGCGCCGTGGTCGCCCGGCGACGTGCTCTTGCTGCACAGCGACGGGCTCGGGCACGTGGCCGAGGCGTTCACCGGCGGCCGGCTGCACGGGCTCGATCCCGCCCTGGCCGCCGCGATCATCCTGCGCGACGCGGCCAGTCGCCTCGATGACCGCACGGTGCTGGTGCTGGCCCACGCAGCCGGGCCATGA
- a CDS encoding PAS domain-containing hybrid sensor histidine kinase/response regulator, giving the protein MPDRQKPRDTVLPAPSRATGLLRHSQARRAVAPILAATCLVAVAAAGTPAWVMPAAAGAVALAGIAVARSLALAAATREAGVAAERQCLLDMMDMAAILVRDTDGTIRFWSEGCRRLYGWTAGQAIGQSSHTLLQTIFSAPLADIETALLRDGTWAGDLRQRTQAGTEVIVSARKVLRHCTGGRVAVMENLTDVTGLRQAEADLKRSEAQLHSIVDSAAEGIIVAGTDGHIASVNPAALCMFGYDRAEELIGRDIGALMPTADAANHRRRLAEYQGSGPRVVSTPGRELAAIRRDGSAFPIDLSVSTFTNGRRYVTGIIRDATARKQAETELRNAEARLRLVQQVGGIAYTDRTLPDDAAMVSDDYAHLYGLPPDRTHITIDAWRELVHPADRDAAFARIDDVMRQGGPLALEFRIRRPDGTVHWIAMRLEVFLGADGRPQRVISAHQDITEIMQSREAEASRAAELERRVAERTAALGAAEARFRGIFDSQFQYIGLLAPDGTTLEVNHTALQATGRTREQILGRPFAETEWWPADERERLRTDIAEAAQGLLIRREVRNHVAGGRDIWIDFSLTPVQAPGTQDVTWIIAEGRDLTEKRALADRLAQAQKVQALGQLASGIAHDFNNILQAVTGAATLIERRPDQPDKTRHLARTAIEAAGRGASITQRLLSFARQSEPRTEVLATAGVLENIREVLAHTLGSTIQVRDIVATDTPPVLADRGQLETALVNLGTNARDAMPEGGTLTLAAVAEQVGGDGPHPSGLAAGEYVRLDVSDTGTGMDRAILAQASEPFFTTKPPGQGTGLGLPMVRAFAEQSGGAMAIASLPEAGTTVTLWLPRASTVVPTPEDSEDGHMLTGAPARLLLVDDDDLVREMLAAQLEDLGFATLVAGSGAEAVALLEAGEEVDAMVSDLSMPAMNGVTLIRQAHALRPQLPCFLLTGYVGERAALGAADSFTLVRKPVRVQTLAARIEAGLEAARISRTPGPGDGA; this is encoded by the coding sequence GTGCCTGATCGCCAGAAGCCCCGTGACACAGTGTTGCCGGCGCCGTCCCGTGCGACCGGCCTGCTGCGTCATTCCCAGGCCCGTCGGGCGGTGGCTCCGATCCTTGCCGCGACCTGCCTGGTGGCTGTGGCCGCGGCCGGCACGCCGGCCTGGGTGATGCCGGCCGCAGCCGGCGCCGTCGCGCTGGCCGGCATCGCCGTTGCCCGTTCCCTCGCCCTGGCCGCGGCCACGCGCGAGGCAGGGGTGGCGGCGGAGCGCCAGTGCCTGCTCGACATGATGGACATGGCCGCGATCCTGGTGCGCGACACCGACGGCACCATCCGCTTCTGGTCGGAAGGCTGCCGCCGCCTGTACGGCTGGACCGCCGGGCAGGCGATCGGCCAGTCCTCCCACACCCTGCTGCAGACGATCTTTTCGGCGCCGCTGGCGGATATCGAAACCGCCCTGCTGCGCGACGGCACATGGGCCGGCGACCTGCGCCAGCGCACGCAGGCCGGCACGGAGGTGATCGTGTCGGCCCGCAAGGTGCTGCGTCACTGCACCGGCGGCCGCGTCGCGGTGATGGAGAACCTGACTGACGTGACCGGATTGCGCCAGGCGGAAGCGGACCTGAAAAGAAGCGAAGCGCAGTTGCATTCGATCGTCGACAGCGCGGCGGAAGGCATCATCGTCGCCGGAACCGACGGCCACATCGCCTCGGTCAACCCCGCGGCACTGTGCATGTTCGGATACGACCGGGCCGAGGAGCTGATCGGCCGCGACATCGGCGCCCTGATGCCCACGGCGGACGCGGCGAACCATCGCCGTCGCCTCGCCGAGTACCAGGGCTCCGGCCCGCGTGTCGTCAGCACGCCCGGTCGCGAGCTGGCGGCCATCCGCCGCGACGGCTCGGCATTCCCGATCGACCTGTCGGTCAGCACCTTCACCAACGGGCGCCGCTACGTCACCGGCATCATCCGTGACGCCACCGCCCGCAAGCAGGCCGAGACGGAGCTGCGCAACGCCGAGGCGCGGCTGCGGCTGGTGCAGCAGGTCGGCGGCATCGCCTATACCGACCGGACGCTTCCCGACGACGCGGCGATGGTGTCCGATGATTACGCGCATCTCTACGGCCTGCCGCCCGACCGGACACACATCACCATCGATGCCTGGCGCGAGCTGGTGCACCCCGCCGACCGCGACGCGGCTTTCGCCAGGATCGACGACGTCATGCGGCAGGGCGGCCCGCTCGCCCTGGAGTTCCGCATCCGCCGGCCGGACGGCACGGTGCACTGGATCGCCATGCGCCTGGAAGTGTTCCTCGGGGCGGACGGACGGCCGCAACGGGTCATCAGCGCGCACCAGGACATCACCGAGATCATGCAGTCCCGCGAGGCCGAGGCCAGCCGGGCCGCCGAGCTGGAGCGCCGCGTCGCCGAGCGCACGGCGGCGCTGGGCGCGGCGGAGGCGCGGTTCCGCGGCATCTTCGACTCGCAGTTCCAGTACATCGGCCTGCTCGCCCCCGACGGGACGACCCTGGAGGTCAACCACACCGCCCTGCAGGCAACCGGCCGGACCCGCGAGCAGATCCTCGGCCGCCCCTTCGCCGAAACCGAATGGTGGCCCGCGGACGAGCGCGAGCGCCTGCGGACGGACATCGCCGAGGCGGCGCAGGGCCTGCTGATCCGCCGCGAGGTCCGCAACCACGTCGCCGGCGGACGCGACATCTGGATCGACTTCTCGCTCACGCCCGTGCAGGCGCCGGGGACGCAGGACGTGACCTGGATCATCGCCGAGGGCCGCGACCTGACCGAGAAGCGCGCACTGGCCGACCGGCTCGCCCAGGCGCAGAAGGTGCAGGCGCTCGGCCAGCTCGCCAGCGGCATCGCCCACGACTTCAACAACATCCTGCAGGCCGTGACCGGCGCGGCCACGCTGATCGAACGCCGGCCGGACCAGCCGGACAAGACGCGCCACCTCGCCCGCACCGCAATCGAGGCGGCCGGGCGCGGCGCCTCGATCACCCAGCGCCTGCTGTCCTTCGCGCGCCAGAGCGAGCCGCGGACCGAGGTGCTGGCCACCGCCGGGGTGCTCGAGAACATCCGCGAGGTGCTCGCCCACACGCTCGGCAGCACGATCCAGGTCCGCGACATCGTGGCCACGGACACACCCCCCGTGCTGGCCGACCGGGGGCAACTGGAAACAGCGCTGGTCAATCTCGGCACCAACGCGCGCGATGCCATGCCCGAGGGCGGCACGCTCACGCTCGCGGCCGTCGCCGAGCAGGTGGGCGGGGACGGGCCGCACCCTTCCGGGCTGGCAGCGGGCGAGTATGTGCGCCTCGATGTCTCCGACACCGGCACGGGCATGGACAGGGCGATCCTGGCACAGGCGAGCGAGCCGTTCTTCACCACCAAGCCCCCCGGCCAGGGCACGGGGCTGGGGCTGCCGATGGTGAGGGCATTCGCCGAACAATCCGGCGGGGCCATGGCCATTGCCAGCCTCCCCGAGGCGGGCACCACGGTGACGCTGTGGCTGCCGCGGGCGAGCACCGTCGTCCCGACGCCGGAAGACAGCGAGGACGGCCACATGCTGACCGGGGCGCCGGCCCGCCTGCTGCTGGTCGACGACGACGACCTGGTCCGCGAGATGCTGGCGGCCCAGCTCGAGGATCTTGGATTCGCCACGCTGGTGGCCGGCAGCGGCGCCGAGGCGGTCGCCCTGCTCGAGGCCGGCGAGGAGGTGGATGCGATGGTGAGCGACCTGTCGATGCCGGCCATGAACGGCGTGACGCTGATCCGGCAGGCGCATGCGCTGCGCCCCCAACTGCCCTGCTTCCTGCTGACCGGCTATGTCGGCGAACGTGCCGCGCTTGGTGCTGCGGACAGCTTCACCCTGGTGCGCAAGCCGGTCCGGGTGCAGACGCTCGCCGCGCGCATCGAGGCCGGGCTGGAAGCGGCCAGGATATCCAGGACACCCGGTCCGGGCGACGGCGCCTGA
- a CDS encoding sensor histidine kinase, producing MSAPPEAGIALLCRDDATVLRVLRDELGLAARVPAGAGLERLVDADAREKLAAFLATVRTQSASFDWEITVPMAAGLQPLHFAGARTGDELLVVAARTRSAMLRLNEELLRINNEQSNILRAVAKELAMVSARNSDRDDAMFEELTRVNNELANLQREMARKNAELSQLNEEKNRLLGIAAHDLRSPLGIIQSYAEFLESEASEALDAGQRELVSTIRTASRFMLRLIDDLLDVSRIESGRLELDLQPVELVALVRHNVRLNQVLAARKRIGLRFATTLRALPMVADAAKLEQVLNNLLGNAISFSPADTTVEVGLEATPDHVTIAVADQGPGIPPAELAKLFQPFGRTSVRPTGGEKSTGLGLAIVRRIVEGHGGTVRVDSEVGRGSCFMVSLPAGTEAHASMHL from the coding sequence ATGAGCGCCCCCCCCGAAGCGGGAATCGCCCTTCTTTGCCGCGACGACGCCACCGTGCTGCGGGTGCTGCGCGACGAGCTCGGCCTGGCGGCCCGCGTGCCCGCGGGGGCCGGGCTGGAGCGGCTGGTCGACGCCGATGCGCGGGAAAAGCTCGCCGCCTTCCTCGCCACGGTGCGGACGCAGAGCGCGTCGTTCGACTGGGAGATCACCGTGCCGATGGCAGCGGGGCTGCAGCCGCTGCACTTCGCCGGCGCGCGCACCGGCGACGAGCTGCTGGTGGTCGCCGCGCGCACACGCAGCGCGATGCTGCGCCTCAATGAAGAGCTGCTGCGCATCAACAACGAACAATCCAACATCCTGCGGGCCGTCGCCAAGGAACTGGCCATGGTCTCCGCCCGCAACAGCGACCGCGACGACGCCATGTTCGAAGAGCTGACGCGGGTCAACAACGAGCTGGCCAACCTGCAGCGCGAGATGGCACGCAAGAACGCCGAGCTGTCGCAGTTGAACGAAGAGAAGAACCGGCTGCTGGGCATCGCCGCACACGATCTGCGCAGCCCGCTCGGGATCATCCAGAGCTACGCCGAGTTCCTCGAAAGCGAGGCGTCGGAGGCGCTGGACGCCGGGCAGCGGGAGCTGGTGAGCACGATCCGCACGGCCAGCCGGTTCATGCTGCGGCTGATCGACGACCTGCTCGACGTCTCGCGCATCGAGTCCGGGCGGCTGGAGCTCGACCTGCAGCCGGTCGAGCTGGTGGCGCTGGTGCGGCACAATGTCAGGCTGAACCAGGTGCTGGCGGCGCGCAAGCGGATCGGGCTGCGCTTCGCCACGACGCTGCGCGCGCTGCCGATGGTGGCGGACGCGGCCAAGCTGGAACAGGTGCTCAACAACCTGCTCGGCAATGCCATCAGCTTCTCGCCCGCGGACACGACGGTGGAGGTGGGGCTGGAGGCCACGCCGGACCACGTGACCATCGCCGTCGCCGACCAGGGCCCCGGCATCCCGCCAGCGGAACTGGCAAAGCTGTTCCAGCCGTTCGGCCGGACCAGCGTGCGCCCGACCGGCGGGGAGAAGAGCACGGGGCTCGGCCTGGCGATCGTGCGGCGGATCGTGGAGGGCCATGGCGGCACGGTGCGCGTGGACAGCGAGGTCGGCCGAGGCTCCTGCTTCATGGTCAGTCTGCCGGCCGGGACGGAGGCGCATGCATCAATGCATTTATAG
- a CDS encoding cobalamin B12-binding domain-containing protein: MEQARMDRLKDDGAAEPSLASLASLYLGALLRGDRQFASRLVLQAVDAGTSVRDVYLHVFQPAQYEVGRLWQLNQVSVAEEHYATAATQLIMSQLYPQVFAAGRIGRTVVTACVRGDLHELGVRMVADFFEMEGWDSYYTGASTPVRDVVRTVKERHADLLAVSATITQNVPEVERLIDLVRAEPACAGVKILVGGFPFNRNPELWRRVGADGSGSDAEAAVATGRALVSGAPPPS, encoded by the coding sequence ATGGAACAGGCAAGGATGGACCGGCTGAAGGACGACGGCGCGGCGGAGCCGTCGCTGGCGTCGCTGGCGTCGCTGTATCTGGGAGCGCTGCTGCGCGGCGACCGCCAGTTCGCCAGCCGCCTGGTGCTGCAGGCGGTGGACGCGGGCACGTCGGTACGTGATGTCTATCTGCACGTGTTCCAGCCCGCGCAATACGAGGTCGGCCGGCTCTGGCAGCTCAATCAGGTCAGCGTCGCCGAGGAACACTATGCCACCGCGGCCACGCAGTTGATCATGTCGCAGCTTTATCCGCAGGTGTTCGCGGCCGGGCGGATCGGCCGCACGGTGGTGACGGCCTGCGTGCGCGGCGACCTGCACGAGCTGGGCGTGCGCATGGTCGCCGATTTCTTCGAGATGGAAGGCTGGGATTCCTATTACACAGGGGCCAGCACGCCGGTGCGCGACGTGGTGCGCACGGTGAAGGAGCGCCACGCCGACCTGCTGGCGGTCTCGGCCACCATCACCCAGAACGTGCCGGAAGTCGAGCGCCTGATCGACCTGGTGCGCGCCGAACCGGCCTGCGCGGGGGTGAAGATCCTGGTCGGCGGCTTCCCCTTCAATCGCAATCCGGAGCTGTGGCGCCGCGTGGGCGCGGACGGCAGCGGCAGCGATGCCGAGGCGGCAGTGGCCACCGGCCGCGCCCTGGTGAGTGGCGCGCCGCCGCCGTCATGA
- a CDS encoding anti-sigma regulatory factor — MPFAAEPVPILAASDLVEVRRRVIAAARALDLGLLEQTKLVTAASELTRNMLQYAKCGRMLLEAVDEPARRGVRLVFEDEGPGIADLERAMQDGYSTGKGMGLGLPGTRRLAHEFTIETAPGHGTRVIIVMWKR, encoded by the coding sequence ATGCCCTTCGCCGCCGAGCCCGTCCCCATCCTCGCCGCCAGCGACCTCGTGGAGGTGCGGCGGCGGGTAATCGCGGCGGCGCGGGCGCTCGATCTCGGGCTGCTGGAACAGACCAAGCTGGTCACCGCCGCGAGCGAGCTGACACGCAACATGCTGCAATACGCCAAATGCGGGCGGATGCTGCTGGAAGCGGTCGACGAACCGGCGCGGCGCGGGGTGCGGCTGGTGTTCGAGGACGAAGGGCCCGGCATTGCCGATCTCGAGCGGGCCATGCAGGACGGCTATTCCACCGGCAAGGGCATGGGGCTCGGGCTGCCGGGCACGCGGCGGCTCGCGCATGAATTCACCATCGAGACCGCGCCGGGCCATGGCACCCGGGTGATCATCGTCATGTGGAAGCGCTGA